In a genomic window of bacterium:
- a CDS encoding flavin reductase family protein: protein MNKKEVSPVYANRLINSGCVVLVTSISKEGKPNILTVAWQMPVSHQPPLCAISVAKSHFSHQLIESTREFSINIPNISLLNQVKFCGTTSGKNIDKFKESGLTALPSRIVKPPLIKECPGHLECEVLEMYPGGDHTIFIGKIVSACANEDLFDGAFWRIEKTNFIYHFGGTSFATNTNAI from the coding sequence ATGAATAAAAAAGAGGTATCTCCTGTCTATGCTAATCGGCTTATAAATAGTGGTTGTGTTGTGCTGGTAACCTCTATTTCAAAAGAGGGGAAACCCAATATTCTGACTGTTGCCTGGCAAATGCCAGTTAGTCATCAGCCTCCATTATGCGCAATAAGTGTGGCTAAAAGCCATTTTTCCCACCAACTGATAGAATCCACGCGGGAATTTAGCATCAATATTCCGAATATTTCCCTTTTAAATCAAGTCAAATTCTGTGGAACTACCTCAGGTAAAAACATAGATAAGTTTAAAGAAAGTGGACTCACTGCTCTGCCATCCAGAATAGTTAAACCACCATTAATCAAAGAGTGTCCTGGACATTTAGAATGTGAGGTTTTAGAGATGTATCCTGGGGGTGACCATACTATCTTTATTGGGAAAATTGTTAGTGCCTGTGCCAATGAAGACCTTTTTGACGGTGCATTCTGGAGAATAGAAAAAACAAATTTTATCTATCACTTTGGTGGAACATCGTTTGCGACGAATACTAATGCTATCTGA
- the gmhA gene encoding D-sedoheptulose 7-phosphate isomerase encodes MEGKVLAQLNESAKIKLKLDTKQIVVAAQLIIEAYQKGGKVLLMGNGGSAADAQHIAGELVGRFKKERKALPAIALTTDTSILTAIGNDYNFDEIFRRQVEALAQQGDIVIGITTSGTSPNVLLGIEKANEIGAKTIGLSGRDGGKLRQIANLCLIVPSNNTPRIQEAHITIGHIICDLVEETLFR; translated from the coding sequence ATGGAAGGAAAAGTTTTAGCCCAATTAAATGAAAGTGCAAAGATAAAATTAAAGTTAGATACAAAACAAATTGTTGTTGCCGCTCAACTCATCATCGAGGCGTATCAAAAAGGTGGTAAGGTGCTTTTGATGGGAAATGGTGGTAGTGCCGCAGATGCCCAACATATTGCCGGCGAGTTAGTGGGTAGATTTAAAAAGGAAAGAAAGGCATTACCGGCTATTGCCCTGACAACAGATACATCCATCCTGACCGCAATTGGAAATGATTATAATTTCGACGAAATCTTTAGACGACAGGTAGAAGCGTTAGCTCAACAGGGTGATATTGTCATTGGTATTACTACAAGTGGCACTTCGCCAAATGTGCTCTTAGGTATTGAAAAGGCTAATGAAATAGGGGCAAAAACTATTGGATTATCAGGCAGAGATGGTGGAAAACTGCGACAAATTGCTAATCTTTGTCTAATTGTTCCTTCAAACAACACCCCACGAATCCAGGAAGCACATATCACCATCGGCCATATTATCTGTGATTTAGTAGAAGAAACATTATTCAGATAG
- a CDS encoding right-handed parallel beta-helix repeat-containing protein: MKKTLIRVLKSVGLSVVMVSYGVLVEARVLHVPLEYSTIQSAINAAVDGDTVLVDDGTYIENINFLGKGITVESVNGTTSTIIDGNDSGSVVTFNSGEGTKSVLSGFTIQNGSATFGGGIYCKAYSSPTITNCTISGNSAICGGGICCKAYSSPTITNCTISGNSANESGGGISCLSSSPMIINCTIRRNSARDGGGILCSDYSSPTITNCTISGNLAAVGGGIYCFYYSSPTITNCTINGNVASLVGGIACFYSSPTITNCTISNNSDPFCGGIYCYSSSPRVVNSILWDDNPKEIHLEMGSSIDITYSDIEGGWAGEGNIDADPLFVGSGDYHLTADSPCIDTGTSTGAPPDDIDGDTRPQGAGYDMGSDEYVEEIQLPVPDVKANGSDGTITTSGPVSITIELNSGGYAGQNADWWHVAETPFGWYRYQVSGNTWVPGLTVSYQGPLFDLTPPFNTLNTSLPSGTYTIYFGVDMNMNGVIDFDSLYYDRVVVIVP, encoded by the coding sequence ATGAAAAAGACATTAATAAGAGTTTTAAAAAGTGTAGGGTTGAGTGTAGTGATGGTGAGTTATGGTGTGCTGGTAGAGGCAAGGGTATTGCATGTTCCATTAGAGTACTCTACTATTCAATCAGCCATTAATGCGGCAGTAGATGGAGATACGGTGTTGGTAGATGATGGGACATACATTGAGAACATCAATTTCTTGGGTAAAGGTATCACTGTGGAGTCTGTAAATGGCACAACCAGTACCATAATTGACGGCAATGACAGTGGTAGTGTGGTAACCTTTAATTCTGGCGAGGGAACTAAGTCGGTTCTGAGTGGGTTCACAATACAGAACGGATCGGCTACCTTTGGCGGAGGGATTTATTGCAAAGCCTACTCCTCGCCAACAATTACCAACTGTACCATCAGTGGAAATTCAGCTATTTGTGGCGGTGGGATTTGTTGCAAAGCCTACTCCTCGCCAACAATTACCAACTGTACCATCAGTGGAAATTCAGCTAATGAGTCAGGCGGCGGGATTTCTTGTCTCTCTTCCTCACCAATGATTATCAACTGTACCATTAGAAGAAATTCAGCTAGGGATGGCGGCGGGATTTTGTGCTCCGACTACTCCTCGCCAACAATTACCAACTGCACCATCAGTGGAAATTTAGCTGCTGTTGGCGGTGGGATTTATTGCTTCTACTACTCCTCGCCAACAATTACCAACTGCACCATCAACGGCAACGTGGCTAGCCTCGTCGGCGGGATTGCGTGCTTCTACTCCTCGCCCACGATAACAAATTGCACCATTTCCAACAACTCGGATCCCTTCTGCGGCGGGATTTATTGCTACTCCTCCTCGCCGAGAGTTGTCAACAGCATCCTATGGGATGATAATCCAAAGGAAATCCATTTAGAAATGGGAAGCTCTATTGACATCACATACTCTGATATTGAAGGTGGCTGGGCAGGAGAAGGCAACATTGATGCTGACCCATTGTTTGTAGGTAGTGGTGATTATCACTTAACCGCAGATTCACCATGTATCGATACAGGCACCAGTACAGGAGCACCACCAGATGACATCGATGGTGATACAAGACCACAGGGTGCAGGCTATGATATGGGCTCGGATGAGTATGTTGAGGAAATACAACTACCTGTCCCTGATGTAAAGGCAAATGGCTCGGATGGAACAATAACTACCTCAGGGCCAGTATCAATCACCATTGAACTTAATTCAGGAGGTTATGCCGGTCAAAATGCAGATTGGTGGCATGTTGCAGAGACACCTTTTGGTTGGTATCGGTATCAGGTAAGTGGAAATACATGGGTGCCAGGTCTGACAGTTAGTTATCAAGGACCTTTATTTGACTTGACTCCTCCATTTAATACCTTGAACACATCTCTACCTTCAGGGACTTACACTATCTACTTTGGAGTGGATATGAATATGAATGGTGTGATAGATTTTGATAGTCTGTATTATGACCGTGTAGTCGTCATAGTGCCATAA